TTTCGCGGCGGACGTCGTCATGGCCGAAGCTCGTGCATTTGCACATCGTCTTCGGGCCCGACTGGACATCGTCGCCAAGTGTCAGCGCGAGCAGATTTTCGACGAGTCCGGTACACGAACCGCAGCTCGCCGATGCCTTGCAGGTGCTGCGCACCGCGTCGAGGCTGTGCGCACCCTTGGCGATGCACGACACGACCTGGCCCTTGGTGACGCCGTTGCAGCCGCAGATCTCGGCAACTTCCGAGAGCGCCGCAACGGCCGCCTTAGGGTCCGCCGCGCCCCCTCCCGAGGCGAAGGCCTGGCCGAAGATCAGCAGGTCGCGCAGTTGCGACACGTCTTCCTGCTTCTTGAGCAGATCGAAATACCAGTTGCCATCCGCGGTATCGCCATAGAGCACCGCGCCGACGATGCGGTCGTCTCGGACGATCACCCGCTTATAGACGCCGCGGCTCGCGTCGCGCAGCACGATATCCTCGCACCCGTCTCCGCCCGAAAAATCGCCCGCCGAAAACACATCGATCCCCGACACCTTGAGCTTCGTCGAGGTGACCGAGCCGCGATATCCTGTCGGCTGTTCGACGAGCCCGTCGGCAAGGCTGCGGCACATGTCCCACAGCGGCGCAACAAGGCCGTAGACCTGCCCGTCATGCTCGACGCATTCGCCGACCGCGAGCACCGCGGGGTCGCTGGTGACCATATGGTCGTCTACCTGAATGCCGCGCCCGACCGCGAGCCCGGCGTCGCGGGCAAGCGCGACCGAGGGGCGGATACCGACCGCCATCACGACGAGGCTGGCGGGGATCAGCGTTCCGTCCTTGAGCTTCACACCCTCGACCTTGCCGTTGCCGACGATTTCGGCGGTGTCGGCGCCGGTCAGGATCGTCTGGCCGCGGCCTTCCAATGCCTGCTTGAGCAGCCAGCCCGCTGCCTCGTCGAGCTGGCGCTCCATCAGCGTGGGCATCAGGTGGATAACGGTGACCTTCATGCCGCGGAGCGAAAGGCCGTGCGCCGCCTCGAGCCCGAGCAGCCCGCCGCCGATCACCACCGCGTCACCGCCGGCGTCGGCCGCCGCGAGCATCGTGTCGACATCGTCCATATCGCGAAATGCGATCACGCCGGGCAGGTCCTTGCCGGGGACCGGAATGATGAAGGGATCGGAGCCGGTTGCGATCAACAGCCGGTCATAGCCTTCGGTTACGCCCCCGCGCGTCGTCACCGTTTTTGCGGCGCGGTCTATCGCGACTACCGGGTCGCCGGCGACGAGCGCGATGCCGTTCGCCGCATACCAGTCCGCGTCGTTGATCACGATATCGTCGAAGCATTTTTCGCCCGCGAGCACGGGGGAGAGCATGATGCGGTTGTAATTGACCCGCGGTTCGGCGCCAAAGATTGTCACACGGTAACGTGCCGGATCGCGCGCCAGCAGCTCCTCGACCGCGCGGCAACCG
This DNA window, taken from Sphingopyxis sp. PAMC25046, encodes the following:
- the nirB gene encoding nitrite reductase large subunit NirB; this translates as MEHCPLKPEGDTRDHLVVIGNGMAGCRAVEELLARDPARYRVTIFGAEPRVNYNRIMLSPVLAGEKCFDDIVINDADWYAANGIALVAGDPVVAIDRAAKTVTTRGGVTEGYDRLLIATGSDPFIIPVPGKDLPGVIAFRDMDDVDTMLAAADAGGDAVVIGGGLLGLEAAHGLSLRGMKVTVIHLMPTLMERQLDEAAGWLLKQALEGRGQTILTGADTAEIVGNGKVEGVKLKDGTLIPASLVVMAVGIRPSVALARDAGLAVGRGIQVDDHMVTSDPAVLAVGECVEHDGQVYGLVAPLWDMCRSLADGLVEQPTGYRGSVTSTKLKVSGIDVFSAGDFSGGDGCEDIVLRDASRGVYKRVIVRDDRIVGAVLYGDTADGNWYFDLLKKQEDVSQLRDLLIFGQAFASGGGAADPKAAVAALSEVAEICGCNGVTKGQVVSCIAKGAHSLDAVRSTCKASASCGSCTGLVENLLALTLGDDVQSGPKTMCKCTSFGHDDVRREIVAQAMRSIPEVMQKLHWTTPDGCSSCRPALNYYLLCALPGDYVDDQQSRFVNERMHANIQKDGTYSVVPRMWGGLTNPTELRAIADVVEKFNAPMVKVTGGQRLDIFGIKKEDLPAVWADLNAAGMVSGHAYGKSLRTVKTCVGSEWCRFGTQDSTGLGVKVERMSWGSWMPHKFKIAVSGCPRNCAEATIKDFGIVCVDSGYELHVGGNGGIHVRATDLLCKVATEQEAMDTCAAFIQLYREEARYLERTAPWIERVGVEYVKRRIVDDAAGREALRARFLYSQSFSQDDPWAQRADGAEAEHHAPMARFIPQERAFLEEMGA